From one Paenibacillus sp. FSL K6-1330 genomic stretch:
- a CDS encoding AraC family transcriptional regulator — translation MATKQPPRLTNEDYQLQPHAPVQVFHGIHPGTIPLHWHEFYELSYVVSGKGEHRLNGSSYPLSSGTIFLLTPADFHELVSLEEEPLEIYNVIFTEAMMDDNVYHWLFGGKLLLQAQLEEKRLPGVFADYERMREENGAWREGSEIVIRATLQRLLVDLYRGSAANRIQPTNGTRDRQLNLNLQKALIYIHHHFREDLRLEDAAGQAQYSATYFSECFSKSVGQSFQRYLQNVRMQFAESLLQASALPVTEICYVSGFNTLGHFERVFRQRKGMSPRQYRNKAEKTEDMQHLS, via the coding sequence ATCCGGGGACGATTCCGCTGCATTGGCATGAATTTTACGAGCTGAGTTATGTGGTTTCCGGAAAAGGCGAGCATAGGCTCAACGGTTCCTCGTATCCGTTGTCTTCCGGAACCATCTTCTTGCTGACGCCAGCCGATTTTCATGAGCTGGTTTCCTTGGAAGAGGAACCACTTGAAATTTATAATGTCATTTTCACCGAGGCTATGATGGATGATAACGTCTACCATTGGTTATTCGGCGGGAAACTTCTGCTGCAAGCACAGCTTGAGGAGAAGCGGCTCCCGGGGGTATTCGCCGACTATGAACGGATGAGGGAGGAGAACGGAGCCTGGCGGGAAGGCAGCGAGATCGTGATCCGGGCTACGCTTCAGCGGCTGTTGGTGGATCTGTATCGTGGCAGCGCCGCAAATCGCATCCAGCCCACGAACGGGACGCGAGATCGGCAGCTCAACTTAAACCTGCAAAAGGCTCTGATCTACATTCATCACCATTTCCGTGAGGATTTGAGATTGGAGGATGCAGCTGGCCAGGCCCAATACTCGGCTACTTATTTCAGCGAGTGTTTCTCGAAATCCGTGGGGCAATCTTTTCAACGTTATCTGCAAAATGTCAGAATGCAATTCGCTGAATCGCTGCTTCAGGCATCCGCGCTGCCTGTTACCGAAATTTGTTACGTCTCCGGCTTTAATACATTGGGGCATTTTGAAAGGGTGTTTCGTCAGCGAAAAGGAATGTCCCCCCGACAGTACCGCAACAAGGCAGAGAAAACCGAAGATATGCAGCATTTATCCTAA
- a CDS encoding phytanoyl-CoA dioxygenase family protein — protein MMTTQALSKQEVEFYKENGYYLYKKPLFSAEKMQVLTSIFEEQLEEKGSKLSDELDTPHFREERLLDFLLSDEVLDLVEPIIGPNIGLWSSHFICKDPHVGRATPWHEDSAYWNGRLSSFDKIITVWLAIDRSWKENGCMRVIPGTHRNGFSDYEEVDRASNLFDTQIKSGSVDESQAVYFELEAGECSLHDSRIIHGAAPNTSPYRRCGYTMRYFSTEALVYPDKNPGFKVWLARGKNIAGTKFVNE, from the coding sequence ATGATGACAACGCAAGCCCTTTCGAAGCAAGAAGTTGAGTTTTATAAGGAAAATGGGTACTACTTGTACAAGAAACCGCTCTTTAGTGCCGAAAAAATGCAGGTTCTGACATCGATCTTTGAAGAGCAGCTGGAGGAGAAGGGCAGCAAATTATCCGACGAGCTGGATACGCCGCATTTCCGTGAAGAAAGGCTGCTCGACTTTCTATTATCCGATGAGGTACTGGATCTGGTTGAACCGATCATCGGCCCGAACATCGGGTTGTGGTCCAGCCACTTTATCTGTAAAGATCCGCATGTCGGACGTGCTACGCCATGGCATGAGGATTCGGCTTACTGGAACGGCAGATTAAGCAGCTTCGACAAAATTATCACCGTATGGTTGGCGATCGACCGCAGTTGGAAGGAAAACGGATGCATGCGGGTCATTCCAGGTACGCACCGCAACGGTTTCTCGGATTATGAGGAAGTGGACCGGGCGAGCAATTTGTTTGACACCCAAATTAAGAGCGGTTCCGTCGATGAGTCTCAAGCGGTTTACTTCGAGTTGGAAGCGGGAGAATGCTCGCTTCACGATTCGCGCATCATTCATGGCGCAGCCCCAAATACTAGCCCGTACCGTCGCTGCGGCTACACCATGCGGTATTTCTCGACGGAAGCGCTTGTCTATCCGGATAAGAACCCCGGCTTTAAGGTGTGGCTGGCCCGCGGAAAGAACATAGCCGGAACGAAATTCGTCAACGAATAA
- a CDS encoding TIM barrel protein codes for MNIQLYKALWGMEGSYRDQLTRAAQAGYAGIEAPLPPRDLEREFKDLLAELQLHYIAQVITAVPHQETFAEQVRRATDFDPKLIVSHSARDGMKIEDQLRFFEAALKIEQGVGITIGHETHRSRAMFTPWTTRTLLEEFPELSITADFSHWCCVTETMLEDYAEDMEVAIRRAVHIHARVGYAQGPQVPHPGAPEYRRELAAFETWWNRIVQYRKEQGFSYTSMTPEFGPANSGYMHTLPFTGAPVTDLWEVNEWMAKRISERMTP; via the coding sequence TTGAATATTCAGCTGTATAAAGCCCTATGGGGCATGGAAGGAAGCTACAGGGACCAATTGACGCGGGCTGCACAAGCCGGTTACGCGGGGATTGAAGCCCCGCTGCCTCCTCGGGATCTGGAACGCGAATTCAAAGACCTGCTTGCCGAACTGCAGCTTCACTATATTGCACAGGTGATCACTGCCGTTCCCCATCAAGAAACCTTCGCTGAGCAGGTTCGCCGGGCAACCGATTTCGATCCGAAGCTGATTGTATCCCATAGTGCCCGCGACGGCATGAAGATAGAGGACCAGTTGCGTTTTTTCGAAGCTGCGTTGAAGATCGAGCAAGGGGTCGGCATTACCATCGGACACGAAACCCACCGATCGCGGGCGATGTTCACGCCATGGACGACGCGCACCCTGCTTGAGGAGTTCCCCGAGCTGAGCATTACAGCTGACTTCAGCCATTGGTGCTGTGTGACGGAGACCATGTTGGAGGACTATGCGGAAGACATGGAGGTCGCTATTCGCCGCGCCGTTCATATTCACGCCCGCGTAGGTTACGCTCAGGGCCCGCAGGTTCCCCATCCCGGAGCGCCTGAATATAGGCGGGAACTGGCCGCATTTGAAACGTGGTGGAATCGAATTGTCCAATACCGGAAAGAGCAAGGGTTCAGCTATACCAGTATGACGCCTGAATTCGGGCCTGCCAATTCCGGTTACATGCATACGCTGCCCTTCACAGGAGCTCCTGTTACTGATCTATGGGAAGTAAACGAGTGGATGGCCAAGAGGATTTCGGAACGGATGACACCATAA
- a CDS encoding chromate transporter: protein MYWDLFMMFISVGLVSFGGGYAVIPVIQKEVSEKGLLTAAEFQQTVALAGMAPGSIATNAATLIGYQSAGYIGAAVSTAGIILPSLVVIVLLSALFYRMRGNPYVQSSLYGLRPVTTGLIIYAAIHFGYPDEGEGLIQGLIPTLLICGACLFLLLKYKLHPLLILLMAGAAGIVLF, encoded by the coding sequence ATGTATTGGGACTTGTTCATGATGTTCATAAGTGTAGGCCTCGTGTCCTTTGGCGGCGGTTATGCGGTAATCCCGGTCATTCAGAAGGAGGTATCGGAAAAAGGACTGCTGACTGCTGCGGAATTCCAGCAGACCGTGGCGCTGGCCGGCATGGCGCCCGGTTCGATCGCCACCAATGCCGCTACGCTGATTGGCTATCAGTCCGCCGGCTATATCGGAGCCGCCGTCTCAACCGCTGGAATCATCCTGCCGTCGCTGGTCGTCATCGTGCTGCTGTCCGCCCTCTTCTATCGCATGCGGGGCAATCCATATGTACAATCTTCTTTATATGGCCTGCGTCCCGTAACGACAGGACTCATTATATATGCAGCTATTCATTTTGGGTATCCCGATGAGGGTGAAGGGCTCATTCAGGGCCTCATTCCTACGCTGCTGATTTGCGGAGCCTGTTTATTTCTCTTGCTGAAGTATAAACTTCACCCGTTGTTGATACTTCTCATGGCCGGCGCTGCCGGTATTGTTTTATTCTAA
- a CDS encoding chromate transporter produces the protein MERKNAYFSRLKERLTLLARLFWTFFRIGPSTFGGGYAMLPIIEHEVVSKKKWVNEEEIGELISLAGSAPGGVGVNAAAMIGHRQAGIAGAVSAVLGVTCPTFLIVILISVGAVYFRDQPKVEAALKGMHGAVIALIAVAAYRMAKHAVFDATTTISALATVSVMLFTGVHPLYLIALSLLCGMVVIQIKKRLGLQANTEKKAGINSCPELEYYI, from the coding sequence ATGGAAAGGAAAAACGCATACTTTAGCAGGCTGAAAGAACGGTTAACGCTGCTGGCCCGGCTATTTTGGACCTTCTTTCGCATCGGGCCTTCCACCTTCGGAGGCGGATATGCCATGCTGCCCATAATTGAGCACGAAGTGGTGAGCAAGAAAAAGTGGGTAAACGAGGAGGAAATCGGTGAACTTATCTCGCTTGCCGGTTCCGCTCCTGGAGGAGTCGGCGTAAATGCGGCCGCGATGATCGGCCACCGGCAAGCCGGCATTGCCGGGGCTGTTTCGGCCGTGCTTGGCGTGACATGCCCCACGTTTTTGATTGTGATCCTGATCAGCGTAGGTGCCGTGTATTTTCGGGATCAACCCAAGGTTGAAGCTGCCTTAAAGGGGATGCATGGCGCCGTTATTGCATTGATCGCTGTCGCGGCTTACCGGATGGCCAAACATGCCGTCTTTGATGCAACGACAACGATATCCGCCCTAGCCACCGTATCCGTGATGCTGTTTACAGGGGTGCACCCCCTCTATCTTATTGCGCTAAGCTTACTATGCGGAATGGTTGTCATTCAGATAAAAAAACGGCTGGGCCTTCAAGCGAATACAGAGAAGAAGGCAGGGATCAACAGCTGCCCGGAACTGGAATATTACATTTGA
- a CDS encoding sulfatase-like hydrolase/transferase has translation MSRRPNILLITSDQQHWNTIGAFQPEISTPNLDRLARQGTTFDRAYCPNPTCTPSRASIITGQYPSQHGAWTLGTKLLEDRHTVGESFQDAGYRTALVGKAHFQPLKSTEDYPSVEAYPILQDLEYWRNFNGPFYGFDHVELARNHTNEAHVGQHYALWLEEQGCANWRDYFLPPTGTMDPSKTYTWPIPEKYHYNTWIADRTNSLLEEYKKADDPFFMWASFFDPHPEYLVPEPWASMYDPDKLTIPSLKPGEHDRNPPHFRLTQEEDPDFSHLAETGFGIHGYRSHHYYEYGSKSRLTEYDKKKLVAVYYGMISMMDKYIGSILDKLDELGLTEDTIVVFTTDHGHFFGQHGLQAKGGFHYEDLIKLPFIARYPGWVPAGKRTTAMQSLVDLAPTFLSFCNIPIPPAMTGIDQKEVWLGNADAARQHAICEFRHEPSTIHQKTYIEQRYKITVYYNQTYGELFDLDADPGELRNLWDEPGYEQLKAELLLKYIWAELGKEPMPMPRIHHA, from the coding sequence TTGTCGAGAAGACCTAACATTTTGCTAATCACAAGCGATCAGCAGCATTGGAATACAATCGGAGCCTTTCAGCCTGAAATCTCTACGCCCAACCTGGATCGCCTTGCGCGTCAAGGGACAACGTTCGATCGGGCGTATTGCCCCAATCCCACCTGCACGCCGAGTCGAGCCTCCATCATTACGGGGCAGTACCCGAGCCAGCATGGAGCATGGACCCTGGGGACGAAGCTGCTGGAAGACCGCCATACTGTGGGGGAAAGCTTCCAAGACGCAGGCTACCGGACCGCACTGGTGGGAAAAGCGCATTTTCAGCCGTTGAAATCAACGGAAGATTACCCATCCGTGGAGGCCTACCCGATTCTTCAGGATTTGGAGTATTGGCGGAATTTTAACGGGCCTTTTTACGGATTCGATCACGTCGAGCTGGCCCGCAACCATACGAATGAGGCCCATGTCGGACAACATTATGCCCTATGGCTCGAGGAGCAAGGATGTGCCAATTGGCGGGATTACTTCCTGCCGCCTACGGGAACCATGGATCCTTCCAAAACATACACCTGGCCCATCCCGGAAAAATACCACTACAACACCTGGATCGCTGATCGAACCAACTCTCTTTTGGAAGAATATAAGAAAGCGGATGACCCCTTCTTTATGTGGGCGAGTTTCTTCGACCCGCACCCGGAATACCTGGTACCGGAACCATGGGCTTCGATGTACGATCCGGATAAACTCACGATCCCATCCCTGAAGCCAGGTGAGCATGACCGCAATCCGCCGCACTTCCGCTTGACGCAGGAAGAAGATCCGGATTTTTCACATCTCGCTGAAACCGGGTTCGGCATTCACGGCTACCGTTCCCATCACTATTACGAATACGGTTCGAAATCCAGGTTAACGGAGTACGACAAGAAGAAGCTGGTCGCTGTGTATTACGGCATGATCAGCATGATGGATAAATATATCGGCAGCATTCTCGATAAACTGGATGAACTGGGACTGACCGAGGATACAATCGTTGTCTTCACCACTGATCATGGACATTTCTTCGGCCAGCACGGCCTTCAAGCCAAGGGCGGGTTCCATTACGAGGATTTAATCAAGCTTCCATTCATTGCACGATATCCAGGGTGGGTGCCTGCCGGAAAAAGGACAACTGCAATGCAATCCCTGGTCGACCTGGCCCCTACCTTCCTCTCCTTCTGCAATATACCGATCCCGCCAGCGATGACGGGCATCGACCAAAAGGAAGTGTGGCTCGGTAACGCGGACGCCGCGCGGCAGCACGCTATCTGCGAATTCCGGCACGAGCCTTCGACAATTCATCAAAAAACGTACATCGAGCAGCGCTATAAAATCACCGTTTATTACAATCAAACCTACGGCGAGCTCTTTGACCTAGATGCAGATCCCGGCGAACTGCGCAATTTATGGGACGAACCGGGGTACGAGCAGCTGAAGGCAGAGCTTCTGCTCAAATACATCTGGGCCGAGCTTGGTAAGGAGCCGATGCCGATGCCGAGAATTCATCACGCCTAA
- a CDS encoding AraC family transcriptional regulator yields MQEYEYEYAEFIYYTPGYLDKEEQIWPVRAGRSIAKPNYRVGPKRIECYSLHFVHEGMVRLEFDDKRVDLQKNDLFCLFPGRTYYYHMLPADTPLQMSWLAVDGNRVKPLLALAGLFPESPFGKQMISSKVKESSERVIDALAGVERWKPAVSLELHGLIYGLLAGMVPDMASAQPTELAGWIHECLDYMELHATEGISVQQVAEFAGVHRSYFSNMFTHQVGMPPLKYLQRIRMEKAKRLLQETDATITEIALSLGYPNLYSFTRAFKIYYKVPPITMRGAKC; encoded by the coding sequence ATGCAGGAATACGAATATGAATATGCGGAATTCATCTATTATACGCCGGGATATTTGGATAAAGAGGAACAGATCTGGCCTGTCCGGGCGGGGCGAAGCATTGCCAAGCCCAATTACAGAGTCGGACCGAAGCGAATCGAGTGTTATAGCCTGCATTTTGTACATGAGGGCATGGTACGGCTAGAGTTCGATGACAAGCGAGTGGATCTGCAGAAGAATGATCTGTTCTGCCTGTTCCCGGGCCGGACCTATTATTATCACATGCTTCCCGCGGATACACCGCTTCAGATGAGCTGGTTGGCAGTGGACGGGAACAGGGTCAAGCCATTGCTTGCGCTGGCCGGCTTATTTCCGGAAAGCCCGTTCGGCAAACAGATGATATCCTCTAAGGTCAAAGAATCCTCCGAACGCGTGATTGATGCCCTGGCCGGTGTCGAGCGCTGGAAACCGGCGGTATCGCTGGAGCTGCACGGCTTGATTTATGGACTGCTCGCCGGCATGGTCCCGGATATGGCTTCCGCACAGCCGACGGAGCTAGCGGGATGGATTCACGAGTGTTTGGATTATATGGAGCTGCATGCTACCGAGGGGATTTCCGTACAACAGGTTGCCGAATTCGCGGGGGTGCATCGGTCGTACTTCTCCAATATGTTCACCCATCAGGTAGGAATGCCGCCGTTAAAATACCTTCAGCGCATACGAATGGAAAAGGCAAAACGGTTGTTACAAGAAACGGACGCAACGATTACCGAGATTGCCTTGTCTCTCGGCTATCCGAATTTGTATTCGTTCACCAGGGCTTTCAAGATCTATTATAAGGTGCCTCCCATAACCATGCGCGGAGCTAAATGCTGA